Proteins from a genomic interval of Falco rusticolus isolate bFalRus1 chromosome 7, bFalRus1.pri, whole genome shotgun sequence:
- the RORA gene encoding nuclear receptor ROR-alpha isoform X1 — MMCFVLAAMKAQIEIIPCKICGDKSSGIHYGVITCEGCKGFFRRSQQSNATYSCPRQKNCLIDRTSRNRCQHCRLQKCLAVGMSRDAVKFGRMSKKQRDSLYAEVQKHRMQQQQRDHQQQPGEAEPLTPTYNITTNGLTELHDDLSNYIDGHTPEGSKADSAVSSFYLDIQPSPDQSGLDINGIKPEPICDYTPASGFFPYCSFTNGETSPTVSMAELEHLAQNISKSHMETCQYLREELQQITWQTFLQEEIENYQNKQREVMWQLCAVKITEAIQYVVEFAKRIDGFMELCQNDQIVLLKAGSLEVVFIRMCRAFDSQNNTVYFDGKYASPEVFKSLGCEDFISFVFEFGKSLCSMHLTEDEIALFSAFVLMSADRSWLQEKVKIEKLQQKIQLALQHVLQKNHREDGILTKLICKVSTLRALCGRHTEKLMAFKAIYPDIVRLHFPPLYKELFTSEFEPAMQIDG, encoded by the exons CTCAAATTGAAATTATTCCATGCAAGATCTGTGGAGACAAATCATCAGGAATCCATTATGGTGTCATTACATGTGAAGGCTGCAAG GGCTTTTTCAGAAGGAGTCAGCAAAGCAATGCTACGTACTCCTGTCCTCGCCAGAAGAACTGTTTGATTGACCGAACCAGTAGAAACCGCTGCCAACACTGTCGATTACAGAAATGCCTTGCTGTGGGGATGTCTCGAGATG ctgtaaaGTTTGGTCGAATGTCAAAAAAGCAGAGGGACAGCCTGTACGCGGAGGTGCAGAAACATcgaatgcagcagcagcagcgagaTCATCAGCAGCAACCAGGAGAGGCAGAACCACTAACACCAACATACAATATCACCACCAATGGGTTAACAGAGCTACATGATGACCTCAGTAATTACATTGATGGGCATACCCCTGAAGGTAGCAAAGCAGACTCTGCAGTTAGCAGCTTCTACTTAGACATACAGCCTTCTCCAGATCAGTCGGGTCTTGATATTAATGGAATCAAACCAGAACCAATATGTGACTACACACCAGCATCGGGCTTCTTCCCTTATTGTTCTTTTACAAATGGGGAGACCTCTCCAACTGTGTCCATGGCAGAATTAG AACACCTGGCACAGAACATTTCCAAGTCGCACATGGAAACTTGCCAGTACCTGCGGGAGGAGTTGCAGCAGATCACATGGCAGACCTTTCTGCAGGAGGAAATAGAGAACTACCAGAACAAG CAAAGGGAGGTAATGTGGCAGTTATGCGCAGTCAAAATAACAGAAGCTATACAGTATGTAGTGGAATTTGCCAAACGCATTGATGGCTTTATGGAACTGTGTCAAAACGATCaaattgtgcttttaaaagcag GGTCTTTAGAGGTTGTGTTCATCAGAATGTGCCGTGCCTTTGACTCCCAGAACAACACAGTCTACTTTGATGGCAAGTATGCTAGCCCAGAGGTTTTCAAGTCCTTAG GTTGTGAAGACTTCATTagttttgtgtttgaatttgGAAAAAGTTTATGTTCTATGCACCTGACGGAAGATGAGatagctttgttttctgcatttgttttaatgtcAGCAG ATCGCTCATGGCTTCAGGAGAAAGTAAAAATTGAAAAACTCCAACAGAAGATCCAGCTAGCACTTCAGCATGTCCTACAGAAGAACCACCGAGAAGATGGAATTCTAACAAAG ttaataTGCAAAGTGTCTACTTTAAGAGCACTGTGTGGACGACATACAGAAAAGCTTATGGCATTTAAAGCAATATACCCAGACATTGTACGACTTCATTTTCCTCCACTTTACAAGGAGTTGTTCACTTCAGAATTTGAGCCAGCGATGCAAATTGATGGGTAA